The DNA window TCCTCGATTAAATTCACCCTCTCAATTGGCCGTGTCGCAATAACATCACTGTCCAGTCCAAGCACATTGTGAATCAGGATCTGCCCGATCTGCACCGGGGCGTCAAGGCTGAGTTTCCTGATTTCACCCATGACGTCGAAAATTTTCTCTCTGGGCACCGGGTTTGTCAGGCGCACGCTGCACAGCGGGAGTTCCCCGCTCCTGACCAGGACCGAGGTGGAAATGGTGCGTACCGGGTGAGTCAGTTCCTGCCCGACGTAATCGGCGCCCCTGGGGCATTTGTTTCCTTTTAAAGAGAGGACTTCGGTACCGTCGTACACCGCCTCAATTTCACAGCCGCCCGGGCAGAGGATACAGGTAAATGTTTTAGTCATTGCTCATCACCACCTTTATTGTATGATTTGAGAGAAGAGCGCTCTTAGGGAGGGCAATCTGTTCCATTTCCGCGGGTATCATCCTGTCAAAGTGCGCAGAGGAAATGATTTTTCCATCCTGTTCTAAACGGACGCAGCAGTTTTTGAACGGCCTGCGGGGACGGAAGGAGAGAAGCGCATCACATGTCCCGGTGATCTTCTGAGGCACGGTGTATCCGATGGAGCCGTCTGTTTCCAAAGTAATGGACGGGGCGGGAAGACTGCCGGACAGATAGCGTGTCACAGAATCGGCCAGGCGTTCCGCTTCCAGGGAGACAAAGTCCACCAGGTCATGTACGTGAAGAACATTGCCGGCGGCAAATATGCCGGGCGTGCTGGTGTGGTAAAATTCGTCCACCACAGCGCCTTTGGTTCTGGGATCCAGTTCCACATCCGCCATGGAGGTCAGCTCATTTTCCGGTATCAGGCCGACGGAGAGGATGAGGGTATCGCAGGGATATTCCTTTTCCGTCCCCGGTATTGGATTCATCTCTTCATCCACTTTGCTGACGACGACGGATTCCAGGCGGTTATGGCCCTTGATTTCCGTCACGGTGTGGCTCAGATAGAGCGGAATCTGATAATCGTTTAGGCATTGTTCAATGTTGCGGGGAAGGCCGCTGGGATAGGGCTGTATCTCAAATACGGCTTCAACCGAGGCGCCTTCAAGGGTCAGTCTTCTGGCCATAATCATTCCGATATCGCCGGAACCCAGGATGACAACGCGTTTTCCGATCATTTTATTTTTTAAATTAATATATGTCTGTGCCACTCCGGCCGTAAAGACACCGGATGGCCGTTCACCGGGGATAGACAGCGCGCCGCGGGTGCGCTCCCGGCATCCCATGGTCAGGATGACGGCGTCCGCCTGGTAACACGACAGTCCGCCGGAGGAAGCGGCGATCACCCTCCTGTCGGGAGTAAGGCCGATTACCGTGGTGTCTGTGACAAATTCGATGCCCAGTTCCTTTACACGATCGATAAAATACTGGGCATATTCCGGTCCGGACAGGCTTGTTTTAAAGCGCGTCAGGCCAAATCCGTCGTGGATACACTGGCGGAGGATTCCGCCCAGGTGATGTTCCCGTTCCACAATCAGGATATCTTGGACGCTGTTTTCTTTTAGTTTAATCGCGGCAGCCAGGCCTCCGGGGCCGCCGCCAATGATTATCACATCTTTATGGATTCTATTCATTCGTCTCTCACCGCTCCCGTAAATATGGATGAGCCATTCCGGCTGTATGTCAGTTCTGTAAGTGGTATCTGTTTCTCCCGCATCAGAAGTTCCGTGATCCTGGTCTGGCAGTAGCCTCCCTGGCAGCGGCCCATCATGGCCCGGCAGCGGTATTTTACGCCGGTTACGGTATTTGCGCCCAGCGGCCGCCGGATCGCGTCTAACACTTCTGCTTTTGTGATTGTTTCACAGCGGCAGATAATTTCGCCATAATCCGGGTTACTGCGGATCAAACGTTCCTGTTCCTCCGGCGTACGGCCGCGGAAGGAGATGAAACGTTTTCGGATCGGATTAAAGTTCTGATTGGGCCTTAGTGCCTCGACCTCCTTAATCAGCCGCACCACCTCCCGTGATATCGGAACGGCGCTTGTAAGTCCGGGCGACTCGATACCGACGAGATTGACGGTGCGGGGAGCGAGTTCATCGCGGCGTTCTATGACAAAGTCGTGATAACCGCCGACGCCCTTAGGCGTAAGTTTGGGCCTTATCCCTGCAAAGTTGCGGATAAAACTGTCTCTTTTTATGTATGGGAAGATACGTCCCCCGTCTTTTATCAGCATATCCATGATGTCTTTGGTAGCGGCGTAATTGTCGCGTTCATCAATGTACTCGGTGCTGGGACCGATCATGATGTTGCCGTCCACCGTTGGCGTCAGATGGATTCCCAGTCCGCCGGTACTGTAGTCGGGAACCGGATAGGCCGGCAGGGGCAGTTTATCCCCCAGCTTTTTGTCTAAAATAAAATATTCTCCCCTGCAGGGATAAATGGTATATTCATCGATTCCCAACATGGCCGATATTTTATCGGAGTATAGACCGGCGCAGTTGATGACCCAGCGGGTCATCAAGAAACCGTTTTTCGTACAGACACGGTAATGAAAGTTTCCCTGTTCTGAATGTTTGGTTTCGCGGGTGATATCCGTGACTTCGCGGTTAAAGAAGAATTCCACCCCATTCTCCGCAGCATTTTCAGCCAGTCCAAATGTAAATTCAAACGGGCTTAAAATGGCGGTGGTGGGAGACCACATGGCAAACTCACCGTCGATACAGGGCGCCTTTGCACGGATAAAATCTTTCTCTACAATTTCCAGTCCCCGGATCCCGTTTTTCTCCCCTGTTTCCTTCATTTCCCAAAGTTTTTCCCGATCCTCTCCGGAAAAGCCGACGATCAGCTTTCCGGTCCTTTTATACGGAATATCAAGCTCTCCGGCAATCTGATCAAAACAGGCGTTGCCCTCCACACAAAATTTTGCCATCAAAGAACCCGGTTTATTATTATATCCGGAGTGGAGCACCGCTGAGTTATGGGAGCTGGTTTCACAGCACACGTCGGGCGCTTTTTCCACAACCGCAGTTTTCAGATTGTACCGTGAAAGCTCGCGGGCCACAGCGCAGCCGATGACGCCTGCCCCGATTATTGTAACATCATATATTTGATTCAATTAGTTAACTCCTTTCTTGCGACGAAAATTAACTTACATGACTGAAATGGACTTAAATTAGCTAGCTCAATTATATCTGAATAAAATCATATGTCAAGAATATGGGCGTGTCTTCGAGATGATCATGCGCCTGCTTATAAGGAAATATGCGGATTCTGGATGTATGGTAAAAAAAGTTGCTATTGCTGCAAGATTCGGCAAAGATTATCTGTCGGGAAAACGGCTTGCCAGAATTGGAAATAATGGGGGAATCATAGATGGCGATGCTTATCTGTCCGGCAGACGGACAGATAAGCATGAGACATGATTGAATCGGATTTTAGGAAGTGAGGTAATTTCAGCATCCCATGACCGTATTTTTTAAATATAAGTTAAATGAGCCATATTCTGTTTCTTCAAGCGGCTCCGGGCAGGACATCACAACCAGACGGTGTCCCTGGTGAGCTTCGTGGTACGGTGGGTGAACGTGATCGAAGCTGTTTACCCTGAATCCGGCTCTTTCATAAAATCCTTTCCGATGGATGGAAACTTCATCAACGGGAGGATCAATTTCCAGAATCACTGTCTTTCCCCTCTGCCCCAGAAGTGCGAGGGCTTTTTGGCCATACTGCCGATTGCGTTTATCGGGGGCGATACAGAAATGTTCGATGTAAATAAAATATTCCGTTTCCCAGCATAAAAGAATTCCTACAAAATCCTCTTCATCATAAATCAGGTTAAACTGGTACTCCCTGTTTCCCATGATTTCCGTCTGGGAGGCGGCGGTTCTCTGCTCATGATAAGGAAAGCTGATTTTGTAGAGTTCCATGGCTCTTAAGTACATTTCATTATCAACGGTGGTCAAACATTCAAAGCGCATAACTTATTCCTCCAGTTTAAGCTCTGCCAGTCCGACAGGGATATTATTTTCATAGACCCACTGTGAGACTTTCCGTATCCGGATGAGAAAGAAAACTTCATCGTCCTGGATGAATTCATCATCCTCGGAGAAGGATTCGGGATACCGTTTCCTGTATGCATTTTTAATTTCCTCATTTTCCGGAAGCGTCACTTTTCCGAGCAGTTCCGAACGGCCGGTAAAATAGAAATTCTCCACACAGACGGCGACGTTCGGGTTTTCCATCATTTGTATTGCTTTTCTGGAAGAAAGAGAGGTCCTCACATAGAGAAGCAGGCCGATGGACAGGGGGCTGACCTGACGGACGGTGACCAGATCGTCTGCACTGGTCGCGAGTGAGATTACTTCGGTTTCGGCCAGTGTTTTTTGCAGTTCATTTAAATTTACATTCATATTTTATCCTCCATTATGATGTGGTCTTTCATATTGTCAGTTACAGTATAGCAGATAAAACATGACAACTGGTTGTCATAATATATTTATATCATAGGAAAGTGCTCCTATGATATAAATAAGAAAAGGCCGTGAAAACAGGAGGCATTATGCCAACAGTTCTCACGGCTTTTCTTGAGTGGCGATGAAAAGTCCGCGAAGCGTGCTTTTCGTTGTTTTATCGTTTTTTATCGGATTTTTTATTCAGGCGTTCCACCAGCGCAGCGGTGCGCATGCGGTAATCGTCCAGCTCGGTTACAATACCCATAAAGGAGGAAACCATATCCAGGGAGGAGCGGAGCGTGCTCTGTTCACTCTGATAGATAGCCCTTTTTGTCAGGCGCATGGCCTGCTGGGGGGCTTCCAGAAGTTTCTGCATGTAATTTTCTACATATTCATCAAGCTCCTCAGGGGGAACCGTGTGTGTTACCAGTCCAATCCGTTCCGCTTCTTCTCCCTTTAATACCCTGGCGGTCCAGAACATATCAAGCGCTTTATCGCGTCCAACCAGGCGCGGAAGGAAATAGGCGCCGCCGTCTCCCGGTACGATACCGGCGTTAAAATAACTCTCCGACAGAGTGGCGCTTTCCGAGGCGATTCGAACGTCACACATCAGGGCCATATCCAGCCCGGCGCCGACAGCGGCTCCGTGGATTTTGGCAATTACGGGCTTGTCGATCTCTTCCAGAATGAGCGGTATCCTCTGAATCCCCGTCCACAGGGAGTTCTTCCTGGCAAGAGCGGTGGATGTGATATCATCGCGGCTTTCAAAAAAACCATCACCGGCTGCCATGGCCTTTACATCGCCTCCGGCACAGAATGCCTTTCCATTGCCTGAAAGCAGGACGGCATAGACATCGTCTCTGTCTCTTATATCCTCCAGCGCCGCTGTCCAGAGCTGTATCATTTCTTCACTGAAGCAGTTGAGGTGTTCCGGGCGGTTCATTGTAATGCGGGCCAAATGGTCTTTTACTTCATAAATTAAATCCGGCATAGTCTTATTCTCTCCTTGTGTCAATCAGCCGCAGTTTTCCTGCGTTTTCTATTCAGCAGGAAAGAAAACTGAAAAAGGAAAAATCCTGCCGAACGTTGATTCCCTACCATTATAGTGAGCCTATCCGTTACTGTCAATGTTGCATCTATCCTGTAACAATCTCTTAACAACATACCCAATCCGTCCCTGAATTATTCCTCCATGTATTGCGGCCGTCATATGAAAACGACAGGGTACGGGAGAAGTTCGGAACGTTCAATCGTAAGAAAAAAGCAATGATTTTGACAGGCTGAGCGGATGGAAAGGGCGGTTTACCTATGGTAAAATAAGTAAAAAGAGAGCACCGGGACAAAAGGAGATGCGGATATGGATGGAAGATGGGAATAAAAGGCAGGGAACAGAAGACTCTGGCTCGAAAGATAGCGGAGTTTTTCAGAAGAGAAAAAGAGTAGAGGGGAAAGCAATATGAAAAAAACGAACAAATTGATTATAGTATCGATTTCTGTATTACTGCTCAGCACCTGTTCTGCGTGTGGCAAAAGCGAAACACCGGTAAGTGAAAGCGGAAGTGAAAATCAGGAGCGTCTGGAAAATACAGAGAGAGAAAACGGAGCGGAGCCGGATAAGAACGGCGTCGGCTCCGGCAGGAGAACGGAGACGGAAACAGAGGAAACTACGCAGAATGCAATGGATAACGAATTCGAATTCCCGGCAGGTGCTTCGGCGCTTTGCAGTTCTTATTTTAAGGCAGGGGACTTTCGGTACACCATGGAGATCCTACCGGGCGGACCGGGGGAGAGAAACACATTAAGTGTTACGGTCAATAAGAGGAGCATGGAGCCTCAGGATTGGGAGCGTTCGAATGCCGTCCTGGGACTGGGCGTGTACCGTCTGCCTTACAGCAGCAAAACCTCATCCTACAGCCTTACAAATGAGATGGACGGAGCGGCCGGTAATACCGCGGCCGCTGTGGAACTGAGTGTGAACCGGGACGGAACCGTCTCCCTGAACGGAAACGGCGAGGCGGCAGGGATATACTATACATGCAAAGAGAACCTGGAACTGCCGGAGGCCTTTTACAGACCGTTAAACGGCGCCGATCTGATTGGCCTTAATAAGGAACAGATGAGAATCATCAGAAATCAGTTTTATGCGGTTTACGGGAGAAAGTTCCAGAATGAAGAGCTGAACGCATATTTTGGGGCAAAACCCTGGTATCAGGGCACAACGGATCCGGCTCAGTTTGATGACAGGCTCCTGGGAAACCTGATAAAAAGAAATATATCCTTTTTACAGGAAGCCGAGGATGATTATGATGCAAATAAGGCAAAAGAGCAGAAGAGGGAGTACGATGCGCTCTCTCCGGCGCCCTATCTGTCACTGCTGCCGGAGAGCGGCGAGATCCTGGTTACGCTGGCCTCGGACAGGGAGCATACGGAAGATAGAGGTATTTATTATAAGGCGGAAGGAACAATTTCAGTTCCTATCACGCTGACACGGGAGCAGTACCGCAGGCTTTCGGATGGGGAGGAACTTGTGGTTTCTACCGATGAGCTTACGGGAGAACAGAAAACGCTGAAAAAGGCAATAGACCAGGAATACGGAGAATTTGTATTCGGAGATGAGGCGGAAGGCGATTATGTCATGAGCTCCTATAACCCGGGAACGGGACTTTACAGCCTGTGGGCGGACAGCGCCGATACAAGGTTTAAAAGGGTGTATCAGGGAGACGTCTATGTTTTGAAGGGAGCCTGTGAAGAGTATTACGGATATTTTAATATGAAGCGGGAAGAACTGAAAGAGTCGGCCGGGAATTACAGGGTGATGGATTTTGACGAACAGGGGCCGTATGGGCCTCAGGAGTACTCGGGGAATGTTCTGGTCAGAGATGCAAAAGGGTATGTGAAGGCGCTTTATTTCTGGGGAGATTGAGGATTTAATTGAGGAATGAGAACGCCGCCGGGACGGTCGGGGGGCGGGATGGTGAGGGGAGGGTGTGAGTCTTCAGTCCCGGCTTGCAAGTTGTCGCGGGTGGGGAATCCGGGCAGAAAAAGTTCCTGCGGGAAACGCTTGCGCTCTTTGGAGTGCATAGCAGTACTAAGGCGCCAAAATACGCCGCCTAAGTACTGATGAACTCCCAGGTTCCCTCCGGAATCTTTTTCTCCCGGATTCCCCACGGGAAGGTTATACCCCGGGACTGAAGACGCGAAGGTTTTCGCCATCCCGTACCCCGGCCTGCGGCCGCTGATTTGTTCTTATTCCTTCAGGGGGGAGGTATTGTCGCTACCACTACATTTTCTCGTGCTTTGGATTTTTCTTCGAATCCAGCCCGGAATACCTTCATAAGGTAAAAGATTCACGACTCCATAGTGGCCGCGACAATACCTCCCCCTTACTTGACGAAAGAGACAATCAGCCCTGAAGCCGGCAGACGGGGCAAAACCCTTCGCTGAGTCTTCAGTCCCGTCGACAAACTGCCCGGGGAAGGAGAAAACGTTCCGAAGGGAGACCTTGGAATCCGCCGGTGCTTGCTGAGGTTTCTCACGAAGCTAGCATCCGCTGCGCATTCCACAAGCGGAAGCGAGTCCCCGTAGGAATTTTTTCTCCTGGATTCCCCCTCACCACACCCTATAAACCGGGACTGAAGACTCATCCATCCAACCCACTACCCCGTCCGCCGTCTTACAGAGGCGTCCTCGCATCTCAATTAAATCCTTATTTTTAAAGTCACCCCCCAAACAATCTCCCAAGCGGCCGCACAATATTCGCCAGATCCCGTATCGCGCTGTTCAGCGAATCAAAATCAATGGAGTTCAGTTTGTCCACTGCGTCCCGGATGCTGGATTCGCTGGTGGTAACGAGGCTGTCCATGTTGTCGATCATCTGCGGCAGGTCGGCGTCGGACAGGTCCTGGGATATTTTTTGAATATTGGACACGGACACCTGGATGTCGTCAAACAGGGTGGTGACCTTTGGAATGACGGTGGCGGCCGTGTAGAGGACGATACAGAGAATGAGGATGCTGGCGGCAGCGGTAATCTGGCTCATTCTGTATTGAAGCTTGGCATATTTCTCCTGACCTGCGTTGGAGCGCTCCAGACGCTCCATGAATTGTTTCATTTCTTCCGGTTTCTCCGGCATAGTGATACCTCCTGACAAATTGTGTTTTAATATTTTATGATGGCTTTTCCAATGTGTTTATCGAGACGCCACTGCGGGACGGGGCCGTCGTCACCCCAATATTCATCGACCGAGATAATCTTACCGTCCTCAATCCTGATAAAGGAAACAACATGGAATGATAACGTATGGTCAACGGAATGCACATGGGTGGCGGTGACGGTTAAACTGCCGTTTGTTTCAATTCTTTCTATCTTTCCGTCCCATTCTCCGGGATATTCACAGTTGGCCCGTATAAATTCCTCCACTGTAAAATCCTCATTCGAATTATGCCACCTTACGTGAGCTTCCGGATGGAAAAAGGTTCGGATGGCTTCGGCATCCTGTTTCAGTACCGCACGCCAGAAACGATATAGATCCATAACTTCTCCTTTCAACTCTGATACGGCTATTTTACCATAATACGTGCAGGTATTGTACCGGCATATTGAGATTCCGCCAAATGCCAAACGGTACCGCAGGTTATTCCGTCTCTGTCGTTTCTGCCGTGCTCCTCCCGGCAGGCTCCGCCGCTCATTTCTGCAAATCTTCCCAACAGAAAAATCCTCACAGTCCGTCCATTTCACCGATTCGTCAATAAAAAACAAAAAAACCACCCACCGGCTCGGTTAAAGTGCATAAAAAACCCCCTATAAGAACAATCTTTACCCCCTTATTTGTACAAAACCCCTCTGATATAATAGAACCATAACGATGATATGAAAAATAAGCAGGGAAGAAAAAGGGAAAGACAGGTGTCAGAAAATGAATGAGACAATCGTTTCTATGGAAAATATCAGCAAGAGCTTTCCGGGAGTTAAAGCGCTCGATCACGTCCATTTTGAGCTTCGTTCAGGCGAAGTAATGGCGCTTCTGGGGGAAAACGGAGCAGGAAAAAGCACACTGATGAAAATCCTGAGCGGTGTTTACACAAGGGACGAGGGCAGCATGACAATCTTCGGCCGGGAGTACGGGGATTTAAACCCGAAACAGGCCCAGGAAGTCGGAGTGGCAATCATCCATCAGGAATTAAACATGTGCCGCCATCTCTCGGTAGCGGAAAATATGTTCCTCGGAAGAGAAAAGAGAAAAGGCATTATGCTCTCGAATTCGGCGATGGAAGCCGAAGCACAGAGGATTCTCGATGATTTAAAAATTGATTTAAGGCCGCAGCAGGTAGTCGGAGAGCTTCCGGTATCCATGCAGCAGATGGTAGAGATTGCCAAAGCGCTCTCCACCAATGCCAAAATCCTGATCATGGATGAGCCGACATCGGCCCTGACAGCCAGGGAGATTGAGGACTTATTCAGAATCATACGGGAACTGAAGGAGCGGGGCTGCGGAATCGTATATATTTCCCACCGGCTGGAAGAGCTTCAGCACATTGTGGACAGAGTAACAATCATGCGTGACGGCCAGTACATCACATCCATGAATTTTAAGGATGCGACGATGGATGAAATTATCGCCAACATGGTAGGCCGCGAGATTAAGGAAAAATTCCCAAGGGTAGAGTGTGAGAAGGGAAAGCTGGTCCTGGAGGTCAAGAATTTAAACGCCGGGCGGCTGGTCAGAAATGTTGAGTTTTCCCTCTATGAGGGTGAGATAGTCGGTTTTGCCGGGCTGATGGGAGCCGGGCGGACCGAGACGACGAGGGCGATTTTCGGTGTTGACCCGAAAGAGAGCGGCGAGATTATCCTTGACGGAAAGGAAGTTGTAATACATAAGCCGGAGGATGCAATCAAGGCGGGGATTGTACTGGCGCCGGAGGACAGGAAGAAAGACGGCCTGTGCACGAAGTTAAGCATCCGTCACAACATAGCGCTTCCGAACCTGGATCTCCTCTGCAATAAGCTGGGCGTTGTCAGCAGTGCAAAAGAGCATGAGATGTGTGACAGCGTTGTGGAAAACTTAAAGGTTAAGACGCCGACCGTGGAAGTGGAGGCGGGAAACTTATCAGGCGGAAACCAGCAGAAGGTCGTTGTAGGAAAATGGCTGGCGAGAAACTCAAGGGTTGTCATATTTGACGAACCGACCAGGGGAATCGATGTGGCGGCCAAGGTGGAAATCTACAACCTGATGAATGAGTTAAAGCAGCAGGGAATCGCAGTTATGTTCGTTTCATCTGAGATGCCGGAGGTTATGGGAATCGCGGACCGGATTATCGTCATGTGCGACGGCCGCATTACCGGAGAGCTGAAAGCGGAAGAAGCAACGCAGAATCAGATATTGACACTGGCAACACAGTTTGAGAAAAAGATTGCCAGCGGTGAGTGATAAGGGGGAGAAAAAATGAACCAGACAAAACAAAATCCGATTAAGAGAATTCTTAATGTCCGTGGAATGCGGGGGGCGCTGACAGCGTTTGCCGGACTGATAGTAATTTATATCGCATTTGGAATCATCAATCCGACCGTATTTTCAGGCCAGAACGTAATGAATCTTCTTCGTTCCATGTCCAAATACCTGATTATCGGTATTGGCCAGAGCTACATATTGATTACCGGAAACATCGACCTTTCCATCGGTTCCGTGGTAGGCATGAGCGCAATGATTTCAGCAACGCTTATGACCCATGGGGTGACGCCGGCGGTGGCGATTTTGATTACCCTGGCATGCTGTCTCGTAATCGGCGTGATTAACGGTATTCTGGTAGGAAAGTTCCAGCTTCCTCCATTTATCGCGACACTGGGAACCATGTTTGTGGCCAGAGGCGTGGCATACATGGTGAACGGAAACAGGAATACGGATGCTATCAGCTCCGGTATCGGCAAGGAAGCCGCAGATAAATTCCAGAACTTCTTCTACTATGGAAAGACCGCGGGTGTGTATAATACATTCTGGATTGCAATAGCCCTGTTCCTCGTATTTTTCTTCCTGCTCTCCAAGACGAGAACGGGACGCCACATCTACGCGGTAGGTTCCAATGTGGAGGCTGCGAAGCTCTCCGGCGTCAGCGTAGTGGGGACGATCACAAAGACATACATCGTCAGTGCATTCTGTTCCTTCGTAGTAGGTTTAATCCTCTGCGGCCAGGCCAACATGGGTAACATGGAGGCAGGCAACATGTATGAGATGTATGCGGTTGCGGCAGGCGTTATCGGAGGTATCTCACCGCTCGGCGGCACCGGCATCCTTCTCGGGACACTGGCAGGAGCCTCCGTATGGCAGACACTGGAAAACGGTCTTAACATGATCGGCGTACAGGTAGGTATCCAGCGTCTCGTAATCGGTATCATCGTAGTATTTGCCGTACTTCTGGATGTCGTATTCAGAAAAGGACTGTTTAAGAAAAAACGCGCCAACTAGCTTTGCCGGAGTAACCTGAAATTAGACGCTGTGAAGCAGCGCTAATTATAGAATGAAAAA is part of the [Clostridium] symbiosum genome and encodes:
- a CDS encoding enoyl-CoA hydratase-related protein, whose translation is MPDLIYEVKDHLARITMNRPEHLNCFSEEMIQLWTAALEDIRDRDDVYAVLLSGNGKAFCAGGDVKAMAAGDGFFESRDDITSTALARKNSLWTGIQRIPLILEEIDKPVIAKIHGAAVGAGLDMALMCDVRIASESATLSESYFNAGIVPGDGGAYFLPRLVGRDKALDMFWTARVLKGEEAERIGLVTHTVPPEELDEYVENYMQKLLEAPQQAMRLTKRAIYQSEQSTLRSSLDMVSSFMGIVTELDDYRMRTAALVERLNKKSDKKR
- a CDS encoding GNAT family N-acetyltransferase, coding for MRFECLTTVDNEMYLRAMELYKISFPYHEQRTAASQTEIMGNREYQFNLIYDEEDFVGILLCWETEYFIYIEHFCIAPDKRNRQYGQKALALLGQRGKTVILEIDPPVDEVSIHRKGFYERAGFRVNSFDHVHPPYHEAHQGHRLVVMSCPEPLEETEYGSFNLYLKNTVMGC
- a CDS encoding sugar ABC transporter ATP-binding protein, producing MNETIVSMENISKSFPGVKALDHVHFELRSGEVMALLGENGAGKSTLMKILSGVYTRDEGSMTIFGREYGDLNPKQAQEVGVAIIHQELNMCRHLSVAENMFLGREKRKGIMLSNSAMEAEAQRILDDLKIDLRPQQVVGELPVSMQQMVEIAKALSTNAKILIMDEPTSALTAREIEDLFRIIRELKERGCGIVYISHRLEELQHIVDRVTIMRDGQYITSMNFKDATMDEIIANMVGREIKEKFPRVECEKGKLVLEVKNLNAGRLVRNVEFSLYEGEIVGFAGLMGAGRTETTRAIFGVDPKESGEIILDGKEVVIHKPEDAIKAGIVLAPEDRKKDGLCTKLSIRHNIALPNLDLLCNKLGVVSSAKEHEMCDSVVENLKVKTPTVEVEAGNLSGGNQQKVVVGKWLARNSRVVIFDEPTRGIDVAAKVEIYNLMNELKQQGIAVMFVSSEMPEVMGIADRIIVMCDGRITGELKAEEATQNQILTLATQFEKKIASGE
- a CDS encoding FAD-dependent oxidoreductase, with the translated sequence MHKDVIIIGGGPGGLAAAIKLKENSVQDILIVEREHHLGGILRQCIHDGFGLTRFKTSLSGPEYAQYFIDRVKELGIEFVTDTTVIGLTPDRRVIAASSGGLSCYQADAVILTMGCRERTRGALSIPGERPSGVFTAGVAQTYINLKNKMIGKRVVILGSGDIGMIMARRLTLEGASVEAVFEIQPYPSGLPRNIEQCLNDYQIPLYLSHTVTEIKGHNRLESVVVSKVDEEMNPIPGTEKEYPCDTLILSVGLIPENELTSMADVELDPRTKGAVVDEFYHTSTPGIFAAGNVLHVHDLVDFVSLEAERLADSVTRYLSGSLPAPSITLETDGSIGYTVPQKITGTCDALLSFRPRRPFKNCCVRLEQDGKIISSAHFDRMIPAEMEQIALPKSALLSNHTIKVVMSND
- a CDS encoding ABC transporter permease; the protein is MNQTKQNPIKRILNVRGMRGALTAFAGLIVIYIAFGIINPTVFSGQNVMNLLRSMSKYLIIGIGQSYILITGNIDLSIGSVVGMSAMISATLMTHGVTPAVAILITLACCLVIGVINGILVGKFQLPPFIATLGTMFVARGVAYMVNGNRNTDAISSGIGKEAADKFQNFFYYGKTAGVYNTFWIAIALFLVFFFLLSKTRTGRHIYAVGSNVEAAKLSGVSVVGTITKTYIVSAFCSFVVGLILCGQANMGNMEAGNMYEMYAVAAGVIGGISPLGGTGILLGTLAGASVWQTLENGLNMIGVQVGIQRLVIGIIVVFAVLLDVVFRKGLFKKKRAN
- a CDS encoding nuclear transport factor 2 family protein encodes the protein MDLYRFWRAVLKQDAEAIRTFFHPEAHVRWHNSNEDFTVEEFIRANCEYPGEWDGKIERIETNGSLTVTATHVHSVDHTLSFHVVSFIRIEDGKIISVDEYWGDDGPVPQWRLDKHIGKAIIKY
- a CDS encoding DUF1667 domain-containing protein, with the protein product MTKTFTCILCPGGCEIEAVYDGTEVLSLKGNKCPRGADYVGQELTHPVRTISTSVLVRSGELPLCSVRLTNPVPREKIFDVMGEIRKLSLDAPVQIGQILIHNVLGLDSDVIATRPIERVNLIEE
- a CDS encoding NAD(P)/FAD-dependent oxidoreductase, translating into MNQIYDVTIIGAGVIGCAVARELSRYNLKTAVVEKAPDVCCETSSHNSAVLHSGYNNKPGSLMAKFCVEGNACFDQIAGELDIPYKRTGKLIVGFSGEDREKLWEMKETGEKNGIRGLEIVEKDFIRAKAPCIDGEFAMWSPTTAILSPFEFTFGLAENAAENGVEFFFNREVTDITRETKHSEQGNFHYRVCTKNGFLMTRWVINCAGLYSDKISAMLGIDEYTIYPCRGEYFILDKKLGDKLPLPAYPVPDYSTGGLGIHLTPTVDGNIMIGPSTEYIDERDNYAATKDIMDMLIKDGGRIFPYIKRDSFIRNFAGIRPKLTPKGVGGYHDFVIERRDELAPRTVNLVGIESPGLTSAVPISREVVRLIKEVEALRPNQNFNPIRKRFISFRGRTPEEQERLIRSNPDYGEIICRCETITKAEVLDAIRRPLGANTVTGVKYRCRAMMGRCQGGYCQTRITELLMREKQIPLTELTYSRNGSSIFTGAVRDE
- a CDS encoding pyridoxamine 5'-phosphate oxidase family protein, encoding MNVNLNELQKTLAETEVISLATSADDLVTVRQVSPLSIGLLLYVRTSLSSRKAIQMMENPNVAVCVENFYFTGRSELLGKVTLPENEEIKNAYRKRYPESFSEDDEFIQDDEVFFLIRIRKVSQWVYENNIPVGLAELKLEE
- a CDS encoding DUF4454 domain-containing protein codes for the protein MKKTNKLIIVSISVLLLSTCSACGKSETPVSESGSENQERLENTERENGAEPDKNGVGSGRRTETETEETTQNAMDNEFEFPAGASALCSSYFKAGDFRYTMEILPGGPGERNTLSVTVNKRSMEPQDWERSNAVLGLGVYRLPYSSKTSSYSLTNEMDGAAGNTAAAVELSVNRDGTVSLNGNGEAAGIYYTCKENLELPEAFYRPLNGADLIGLNKEQMRIIRNQFYAVYGRKFQNEELNAYFGAKPWYQGTTDPAQFDDRLLGNLIKRNISFLQEAEDDYDANKAKEQKREYDALSPAPYLSLLPESGEILVTLASDREHTEDRGIYYKAEGTISVPITLTREQYRRLSDGEELVVSTDELTGEQKTLKKAIDQEYGEFVFGDEAEGDYVMSSYNPGTGLYSLWADSADTRFKRVYQGDVYVLKGACEEYYGYFNMKREELKESAGNYRVMDFDEQGPYGPQEYSGNVLVRDAKGYVKALYFWGD